Part of the Sorghum bicolor cultivar BTx623 chromosome 1, Sorghum_bicolor_NCBIv3, whole genome shotgun sequence genome, TACACGATGGTCACTTCTGATTGACTCTTCATGTTAAAATAGACTTGTAGGTAGCTCTATTACCCACTAACACAGAATGATAATGAGCTGGGAAACCGGGCTTCTCTACTAAAGCTGTGAAATTTGACCAAACTATGGGCTTAAAAGTTAAAAGACCTGTTTTACCAAAACAAAAACATAAATAGAAGAGAGAAAGTATCCTATATGGAATTTTTAGGagaatttcttttttttgttagaaccagaatcttgaaaaaaatggCTTATACTCCATCCATTCCATTCGTCCTAAAAATTGCCTAGAAGTTTAGAAATGATGACGTATATAGCGAGCAGCAGTTACCTATGCATCGATCGACGCCACGACACTCATTTGCATGCTCCACAAGATTTCGGCTTCTTACTGTAGCAGTAATGTGCAGCACTGTAATAATAAAAACTTATTTTCTCTCTAAAaactgaaaataaaaaataggagAAGCAAGTGAAGCCAAGTTTAAAGAGCTAGCTTTTCCTATAGTATTGCTACATTGTGCTAccgtttattttttttctcgaatacgcaagAGGGTTGTGTATCTTTGTATTAAACGGTTAGAAAAAGCAGTACATCCAGGGTGAGCCGGGCACCCTAGAGATTACATTGAAGACAGGAGGCAGCTAGCTATCCCCGATGCTAAACACCATAGGTCTTTGGAGCCCGCGTTCGCCCATTGTTCCGTCTCTGCCTTGATCATCATCAGAAGCTTGGTTGCGGCATCCCTGAAGCATCGCGCGTTGCGTTCCTTCCACATGCTGCAGGAGGTCAGTGCGAAGAGTGAATCGAACCCCTTTCTCGAGTTCCCTTGCCAAGAGCTCCTCAAACTAGACCACCAGGCTAGGACTGATTGCTTCTCTCCAGGCAAGGGGTGCTCAAGCGCCTGACACAGGTGGTACCACACCTCTCTTGTGAACGGGCAGGTATAGAGGATGTGGTCGATCGTCTCTGAGGACTGGTCGCTGAGGTAACACTCCACCCTGGCCTCCAGTCCGTGTCGTACACGTCGATTGTTTGTCCAGTGTCGTCTTCAGAAGGACAACCAGAGGAAGACTTTTACTTTTATAGGGGCCCAAGTCTTCCAGGTTGGCTTCTTTCCGTGGAACGGGGCTGCGCCCTCATGCAGCATCCTGCACGCAAATGTGGCGGTGTACTTGCCGTCTCGTGTCCAACGCCAAACAGTGTGATCGGGCTGCGCTCGTAGCTGTATGAGCGCTGAAGCCTGCCACAGGTCGAGGATTGCGCTACCGTTTAGAAACAGAAGTATTACCAGTCCCACCAAAAAAGCCCCTAAGGCCGTCAAAAATCTGGACTCCACCTCagacaataaatattactccctccgtccctaaatactgctatttctaggatAAAATTTTATCCATAAATACTACTATTTCTACTAGCATACTTAATCCACCAGCCCATTTAATTTCTCCTCAGAACTTCTGTAGTCCACCAGCTCATTTAATTTTTTCTAGGGAGTAGTACTTTAGCGCATGGCAATTGTTTGAGCCTGTTTAGTTGGCATTAAATGCAACTCGTTGGAACTAGAGAACCATGGCTTAGCgtgcatgattaaatggtggaacccaaattaactgagggtagaatggtcttttgtttgccacactaatatgtctgaaatctgctagaaatagcagtatttggagACGGGGGAGTATCTTCTTGTTCTTTGAATACATTATATTTAGAGAAACATCTCTCAAACATCAGAATGCACTCTAGtgcaggatggagggagtaggcaTGCTCAACTGTCACATGCACTCATCATCTCAGGTGCCTGGAACCAGGAAGTGAAACCATCAGCCTTGAAAGGCTCTCATCTCAACCAACCAAACATAAAAGCTTTTGCCCCTCAAACTCATACGCCCCAGACGTGGGAAACAAACAGCTGAAAAACTGGCAAGAGATGCAAACGCATGCGCCCGTCGCCGCCTGCTGCCTGATCCGGAATTCCGGGTTGCGCCGCATCACGGCTGCGACCTCAGGCTGCTGCTGCCCGATGGATCGGAGGCCGCTTTCTGGGCGCGCGCGTTGCTTCTGAACCGGCGTGGCGTCTGCATCTCTGACTTCATCCGGTTCGGGCGCCAGAAAACCGATCTGGGAGTGTCAGCTATACAGTTTCCATCTGGAGGGCCTTTGAATGCATACGTTTACGTATTACACAATTGCACCGCACCGTCGATCTGCGACACGTATAAATATATCTTCTTCGATTCAGTTCAAGATGACTGCACGTCTAGCTAGTGTGCTTCGTGGTGAACAGAAGAACTCGCCCACGAAAGCAGGAGATTTACTACTACGCACGGCGGCGTAGCATCATATGAATTCGCAGATACTACTACACATTTTTGTATGTATGGATAGATTTCCTGCAACCGATCTTCGGCAAATAATACAAAACGCAGCACCCCTTTTGGCTTTTGTTTTTGCAGTATGGCCTGTGCAGTGCTCTTGTTGATTCGACGTGGTACCAGACCACACCCTAGTCCTTGTAGCTTTTGAGCTTTTGGCTctcagccagccagccagccagcctaCCTGCGATCTCCATTAGTGCTGCCTCTTTACTCAACAATTGCCACATTAACAAATTCCCTCCACGGATTCGCCTTTTAATTTTTCtccccccaaaaaaaagaagGGAAAAAAATACATACCGTCAGGCTCAGGCACCTCCCTCCTTTGCTCGATTCGATTCGTGCACATCTCTCTCCGGTCCTCAACAGTCAACAGCGAGAGACCACTGTGAGTGCTCGCGCTAGCGGCGCCTGCCTTTTCTTCCCCCTCTTTTCCCATTCCCCTGCCACCCTTATCTTATATAAAGAGCTGACCACACCCAGCTCTTCTCAGCCTCAGTCAGTCCAAGAGCATGAACAATGCTGGTACTCAGCTACTAGCTCAAACAAacccgtcctcttcttcactaGCAAAGGGAGCAAGACCTCACCGTCTTTTGTCggagtgtttggttgctagGATGGAGAAGAAGAGCTTCGAGGTTGGGGTCGAGGACCATGAGGTCTGGGTGGACGACTCCTCCGTGGATCACCGCGGGAGGTCTCCCTCCCGCGCCACCACGGGGTCGTGGAAAGCCGCGATGTTCATCATCTGTGAGTAGTTTAGTTAAATTGAGTTGCAGCCACCGATCAGTTATcgtgtaatttttttttctaacatGGTCTTTTTTTTTAACATGCCGCAGTGATTGAGTTCAGCGAGAGGTTGAGCTACTTCGGCATAGCCACGAGCCTGATGATATACCTCACCAAGGTGCTGCAAGAGGAGATGAAGGTGGCGGCCAAGAATGCCAACTACTGGATGAGCGTCACCACGCTCATGCCCTTGCTCGGCGGCTTCCTCGCCGACGGCTACCTCGGCAGGTTCTCCACCGTCGTCGTCTCCACCGCCGTCTACCTGATGGGTCTGACGGTCCTGGCGACGGCGCAGCTGGCGCCGGGGCTGAAGCCCGACCGCTCGCCGCGCCTGCACGAGGCGCTCTTCTTCGTGGGCATCTACCTGGTGTCCGTGGGCACGGGCGGCCACAAGCCGGCGCTGGAGAGCTTCGGCGCGGACCAGTTCGACGAGGCCCACGCGGCGGAGCGGGTGCAGAAGATGTCCTTCTTCAACTGGTGGAACTGCGCGCTCTGCTCGGGCGTCCTGCTCGGCGTCACCGCCATCGTCTACGCGCAGGAACGCGTCGGCTGGGGCGCCGCCACCGTCGTGCTCGCCGCCGTCATGGCCGCCTCGCTCGCCGTCTTCCTCGCCGGACGCCGGTCCTACCGCTACAGGGTGCCCAAGGGCAGCCCGCTCACGCCGCTGCTCCAGGTCCTCGTCGCCGCGTTCCGGAAGAGGCGGCTCCCGCTCCCGGCCGACGCCGCCGAGCTGTACGAGGTCAGGACGCCGCAGAGTGGCAAGAAGAGGCTGCTTTGCCACACCTACCAGCTGAGGTAACAACTGGCGTCGCTTTCAATTCCCATTTCCCCGGTCTTTAATTTTCATTCCaccatcgatcgatcgatcggctACAGAAAAAGCGATCGCGAAATGCAATGGCTCCCAAAAATTGACGCAACAGTGGCTAGTGCCTCGTGATTGCGATCCGAGTTCATCCATTTTTGCTGCTCCTGGGCCAACAATGCAAATCTGGAAGAGATCTCCGAAAAGCAAATAAAAGGAACAGTACGTAGCGGTGGTTGAGTTGAACGTGACGTATGGTACGTGCTGCAGGTTCCTCGACAGGGCGGCCATAGTGGAGCCCGGCGCCGGCGAGGAGGCTTTCGGGCCGTGGCGGCTGGCGACGGTGACGCAGGTGGAGGAGACGAAGCTGGTGCTGGCGATGGTGCCCATCTGGGTGTGCACGCTGCCGTTCGGCATGGCGGTGGCGCAGGtgtccaccttcttcatcaagcAGGGAAGCGTGATGGACCGCCACCTGGGCCCGCACTTCGAGCTCCCGCCGGCGTCCATCTTCGCGCTGTCGGCGATCGCCATGATCGCCACGGTGGCGGCCTACGACAAGGCGCTGGTGCCGTACCTGCGTCGCGCCACGGGAGGCGAGCGCGGGATCAGCATCCTTCGGCGCGTGGGCATCGGCATGGCGTTCGCCATCGCGGGGATgggcgtggcggcggcggtggagcgCCGGCGCCTGCTGTCATCGGCAGAGGCCGCCGCACAGCCGCCGTCGGTGCTGTGGCTGGTGCCGCAGTTCGCGCTGATGGGCGTGGCCGACGGGTTCGCGCTGGTGGGCCTGCAGGAGTACTTCTACGAGCAGGTCCCCGACGGCATGCGCAGCCTGGGCATTGGCCTCTACCTCAGCGTCATCGGCGCCGGCAGCTTCCTCAGCAGCCTGGTGATCACGGCGGCGGACCGCGCCAGCTCCCGCGGGGGGCGCGCCAGCTGGTTCGCCAAGGACCTCAATCACAGCAGGCTGGACCTCTTCTACTGGCTGCTGGCGTGCATCGGCGCCGTCAACCTGGCATTCTATGCGGTCGTCGCCACCAAGTGCTCGTACAAGCAGACCGTCAGGGCCGGCAGGGTTGGAGACGAcaagtccgccgccgccgccggcgacgtcgagtgcgCCGCGTAGGTACGGTACGGTGTGGTCATGGAACCAACCATGCATGCACATGCCACTAGTAGTATAGCTAGCTGCAGGATCATCGTGTTATTGTTATTAGCGGCTAAGTAATTATAACTCGGTAAGAAGTACGACTAGCTTGTAGTAGTCGCGTCGATCGTGTTGTTGCTCTAGTGCGTCCGTGGAATGTACGTGTACAAGTGCTGATGTGTCTGCTATCTGGTTCGTTGTAGCACCGATTTATCACATGCATGAGCTTAATAAGTAATTACTCCTTTGTTGTAAAGAAGAATGGCAAAATGTACATGCGCGTCGGCACTCGTCTCCGACTCGGGCGACGGCGGAACGGCGGGACACCGTAGGCTATGACGGCGTTCCATTCCCTCAGGAAAGAAAATTTGGCAcgaatctcaaaaaaaaaatggcaCGGGTGGTGGGAACTTGGGCCTTTGGGCCTTGGAGGGAGAAACTGATAATGGGCTAAGAAGAAAAGAAACCGGAGGACATAGA contains:
- the LOC8055690 gene encoding protein NRT1/ PTR FAMILY 5.6; translated protein: MNNAGTQLLAQTNPSSSSLAKGARPHRLLSECLVARMEKKSFEVGVEDHEVWVDDSSVDHRGRSPSRATTGSWKAAMFIILIEFSERLSYFGIATSLMIYLTKVLQEEMKVAAKNANYWMSVTTLMPLLGGFLADGYLGRFSTVVVSTAVYLMGLTVLATAQLAPGLKPDRSPRLHEALFFVGIYLVSVGTGGHKPALESFGADQFDEAHAAERVQKMSFFNWWNCALCSGVLLGVTAIVYAQERVGWGAATVVLAAVMAASLAVFLAGRRSYRYRVPKGSPLTPLLQVLVAAFRKRRLPLPADAAELYEVRTPQSGKKRLLCHTYQLRFLDRAAIVEPGAGEEAFGPWRLATVTQVEETKLVLAMVPIWVCTLPFGMAVAQVSTFFIKQGSVMDRHLGPHFELPPASIFALSAIAMIATVAAYDKALVPYLRRATGGERGISILRRVGIGMAFAIAGMGVAAAVERRRLLSSAEAAAQPPSVLWLVPQFALMGVADGFALVGLQEYFYEQVPDGMRSLGIGLYLSVIGAGSFLSSLVITAADRASSRGGRASWFAKDLNHSRLDLFYWLLACIGAVNLAFYAVVATKCSYKQTVRAGRVGDDKSAAAAGDVECAA